ACTTAACCTTTGCACATCGCCTCAAGCGTCAGTGCCGCCTTGCTCGCGTGGCGCTCCTTATGGCGTAGCAGCCGGAAGCTCCGGACCGGCAGATCGAATGCCGCCCGAACCAGCAGCCCCTGCCCGAGATAGGCGCTTGCCGCAGCACTGGAAACGGCCGCCGCACTTTGGCCGGCGCAAACTGCCGATAACACTGCCTCATTCGAAGGGAGAACGAGCGCAACCTCGAGTTCACGCGGCGAAGCCCCGAGCCTGGCAACCGCATTCTCGAATTCGGAACGCGTGCCCGACCCCTCTTCCCGCATCACCCAGGATGTGCCGCTTGCAAGGTTGGCGGCGGTGAGCTGCCGACCATCGGCCCAGGGATGATGCGGCGGCACGACGATGACGAGCGCATCCTGTGCAACAATCTTCATCGACAGCGCCGGCGCATCCACTTCGCCCTCGATGAAACCCAGTTCGGCCGCACCGTCGATAACGGCTTCGGTTACGGTTCGCGTATTGCCGATCGTAAGATCGAGTTCGATACCGGGATAGTCGCTATGAAACCGCATCAGCAGGGGCGGCAGC
The Rhizobium sp. 11515TR DNA segment above includes these coding regions:
- a CDS encoding LysR substrate-binding domain-containing protein, with translation MTFEQLAIFVAVAEREHLTNAAEAINLTPSAVSSAIKNLEAYYGVELFHRVGRRIELTETGRSFLGEARATLARVRSAELMLSELGGLQRGRLSLYASQTIASYWLPPLLMRFHSDYPGIELDLTIGNTRTVTEAVIDGAAELGFIEGEVDAPALSMKIVAQDALVIVVPPHHPWADGRQLTAANLASGTSWVMREEGSGTRSEFENAVARLGASPRELEVALVLPSNEAVLSAVCAGQSAAAVSSAAASAYLGQGLLVRAAFDLPVRSFRLLRHKERHASKAALTLEAMCKG